In the genome of Oligoflexia bacterium, one region contains:
- the rffA gene encoding dTDP-4-amino-4,6-dideoxygalactose transaminase, with translation MTIPFNKMSVVGNEEKYLLEALHSGKWCGRGPKTIALENLLKEICKVKYVFFVTSCTSALEISCLISNIGPGDEVIMPSFGFVSAANAVVLRGAKPIFADVELDSWNLSARTVAPLLTTKTKAILTVHYAGSSAGIEDLRELCKQNKLFLIEDAAQSLGAKRSGKFIGPTPWTTCFSLHETKNISSGEGGLLMTDSEEIASKVEIQIEKGTNRQKFFRGEIDKYTWVDRGSSYIASDLLAAVALGQVEKLKEITSKRKSFYERYKNGLAEFEGKITWQKTTSDVETNGHVAAFTVDPQVRAKLISQLKEKGIGVTFHYVPLHDAPFAKENGFSPTKDLPNTRLISEGLIRLPIYYSMTEHDVEHVLQTVRSVINKI, from the coding sequence ATGACGATTCCATTTAATAAAATGTCTGTTGTTGGTAATGAAGAAAAGTATCTGCTTGAAGCACTACATTCTGGCAAATGGTGCGGTCGAGGACCCAAAACAATTGCACTTGAAAATCTGCTTAAAGAAATCTGTAAGGTTAAATATGTTTTTTTTGTCACCAGCTGCACTTCTGCTCTTGAGATTAGTTGTTTAATTTCAAATATTGGCCCTGGTGATGAAGTTATAATGCCGAGTTTTGGCTTTGTATCCGCGGCCAATGCTGTCGTGCTTAGAGGTGCTAAACCTATTTTTGCTGATGTCGAATTAGATTCATGGAATTTATCAGCGCGTACTGTTGCACCCTTATTAACCACAAAAACAAAGGCTATATTAACTGTCCACTATGCTGGTTCAAGTGCGGGTATTGAAGATTTGCGAGAATTGTGTAAGCAAAATAAATTATTTTTAATCGAAGATGCTGCGCAATCTTTGGGGGCAAAAAGATCTGGTAAATTCATCGGCCCGACACCGTGGACAACCTGCTTTAGTTTGCATGAGACAAAAAATATTTCCTCAGGTGAAGGTGGTTTACTCATGACAGATTCTGAAGAAATAGCCTCAAAAGTGGAAATTCAAATCGAAAAAGGTACAAATAGGCAGAAGTTTTTTAGAGGAGAAATCGACAAGTATACTTGGGTAGATCGCGGTTCAAGTTATATTGCATCGGATCTATTAGCTGCAGTAGCTCTTGGTCAAGTTGAAAAGCTTAAGGAAATTACGAGTAAACGAAAATCTTTTTATGAACGTTATAAAAATGGGCTCGCAGAGTTTGAAGGAAAAATCACTTGGCAAAAAACAACTTCAGATGTTGAAACTAACGGCCATGTTGCAGCATTTACAGTTGATCCCCAGGTAAGGGCAAAGCTTATTTCGCAATTAAAAGAAAAAGGTATTGGAGTTACTTTTCACTATGTGCCGCTTCATGACGCGCCGTTTGCCAAAGAGAATGGTTTTAGTCCAACTAAAGATCTTCCTAACACTCGTCTTATTTCTGAAGGGCTCATTCGATTGCCGATTTACTATTCTATGACTGAACATGATGTTGAACATGTACTTCAGACAGTTCGTTCTGTAATAAATAAAATTTAA